The following nucleotide sequence is from Rhizobium etli CFN 42.
TGGCCGGAAACGCAGCTGCTTACACGATGTCGAACCGCGGCATGAAGGTGCTGCAGTTGGAGCGTGGCGAGTATCCGGGCTCCAAGAATGTGCAGGGCGCCATCATGTACGCGGACATGCTGGAGAAAATCCTGCCGGATTTCCGGGATGATGCGCCTCTGGAGCGGCACTTAGTCGAGCAGCGCTTCTGGATGATGGACGACTCGTCCCACATCGGTATGCAATACCGGTCGGACGACTTCAACGAGTCGAGACACAATCGCTACACGGTCATTCGCGCCCAATTCGACAAATGGTTTTCACGCAAGGTGCGCGAGGCCGGAGCGACGCTTCTATGCGAGACGACCGTGACGGAACTCGTTCGTGATCCAAAGGGCAAGGTGATTGGCGTTCGCACCGACCGCGCCGGCGACGTGATTCTTGCTGACGTGGTCGTTCTCGCAGAGGGCGTCAATGGGCTGCTCGGCACGCGTGCTGGATTGCGTGACACGCCAAAACCGGAAACTGTCGCGCTCGCCGTCAAGGAAATGCATTTCCTGGCCGAAGAGGTAATTGACCAGCGGTTCGGCCTCCAGGCCAATGAAGGCTGCGTCATCGAGGCAGTTGGCACGATCTCTCGCAACATGGCCGGGCTTGCCTTCCTCTACACCAACAAAGAATCGATCTCGATCGGCATTGGCTGCCTTGTCTCCGAATTCGCGGCAACAATGGAAAGTCCTTATGATCTGCTCGAAAAATTCAAAAGCCATCCGTCGGTAAAGCCGCTGATCGCAGGAGCGGAAGTCAAGGAATATGCGGCGCATCTCATTCCAGAAGGTGGTTACAAGGCAATTCCGCAGCTTTTTGGTGACGGCTGGGTCGTCGTCGGCGACGCGGCACAACTTAATAATGCGGTGCACCGCGAGGGGTCCAACCTCGCCATGACGTCGGGGCGCATCGCCGGCGAAGCAATCGTCCAGATCAAGAATCGCAAAAAGCCGATGGTCAAGGAGAACCTCTCCCTTTACAAGTCGATGCTTGAAAAGTCGTTCGTTATCAAAGACTTGCGGAAATACAAGGACATGCCTGCCCTGCTGCACACCAATTCCCGCAATTTCTTCACGACTTATCCAAGGTTGCTGTCGCAGGCCGCACAGAACTTTGTGCGAGTCGATGGCACCCCGAAGATCGACAAGGAACGGGCGACCACGGGCACCTTCATCAAGGCACGCTCCCGCTGGGGGCTGTTTGGTGACGCGGTTCGCTTGGCGCGCGCGTGGCGATAAAGGAGAGATGAGATGACGGTTGCAGTGACGAACATACGCGTAGAGGACAAGCTTTACCAAAATCGATACGTGGTCGATGCCGGACGCCCGCATATTAGGGTGCGTCCACACGATTGGCCAAGCGTAAATCTGTATGCCCTCACAAGTGTCTGTCCGGCCAAGTGCTACGAATTGAATGACCAGGGCCAAGTGGAGGTTATCGCCGACGGGTGCATGGAGTGCGGCACGTGCCGCGTACTCTGCGAGGCAAGTGGAGATATCGAGTGGAACTATCCGAGAGGCGGTTTCGGCGTTCTCTTCAAGTTCGGATAAAGGTTTGCAACTCCACGATTCAGAACCAACTTGGGTTTGCAGACGGGCGCATCGGAAACTTGCAGAGGTGCGCGTTGCAGATTGGTATTAGAAATTACTCTATATACATGCAAGCAAGGGTGATAAGAAACGTTAGACAACCCAAGGCCATATAATGACCCACATGCCCGCCCGACCGGTCGATGGAGCGGAACCCCTATCTGCGCTACCTGCTGGACCTATGCGCCAAGCGGGCACGCAGCGCAGCGGAATCTACGAGATATCAAAGGTACTGACTGCCCCCGCCCGGCTAGAGATTACGCTTGCCAACGTCGTGAACGTCCTCTCTTCCTTTCTGCAGATTCGATGCGGAGCAATCGTTGTTCTAGACGCTGAAGGTCAGCCCGAGATTGCCGCAACTGGCGACATCCCCCCATCCTCTCAATCAGCCGCTCGAGGCGTTATACCTAAGGCCGTAATCGACCATATCGCGACGACCGGTATGCCCTTAATCGTAAAGGATGTCAGCAAGTCCGAATTATTTCAGGCTGAGCCGCAACCGCCTTGGAGCAGCGGCACCGTCCCAATTTCTTTTATTGGCGTTCCGGTAAAAGCCGATAATAAAATACTTGGCACAATATCGATCGATCGCGTCAGGAACGACGCCGCCCCCTTCCCCGCCGACGAGGACGTTCGCTTTCTGACCATGGTCGCCAATCTGGTCAGTCGGACGATCAGGCTTCATCGTTTCCTGAACCTGGAGGGTCGGCGACCTATCGGCGAACAAGAGAGACCGGAGAAGCCGATCATCGCGCAAAGGGGCGCGCCGGGCCGACATCCACCCGTCAAAATCGACGGGATTATCGGGGATAGCCCGGCTCTCCAGCAGGTGGTTGAAACCGTCTCGGTGGTGGCGAGGACGAATTCCACCGTGCTTCTGCGGGGCGAAAGCGGCACCGGCAAGGAATTTTTTGCACAGGCGATCCATGAACTTTCCCCTCGTAAAAACAAGCCGTTCGTCAAATTGAACTGCGCCGCGCTGCCCGAAGGCGTCCTGGAATCGGAGCTGTTTGGGCATGAAAAAGGGGCTTTCACCGGGGCCATCGCGCAGCGCGCCGGACGCTTCGAACTGGCAAATGGCGGAACGCTTCTGCTTGACGAGATTGGCGAGATTTCGCCCGCCTTTCAAGCCAAACTGCTGCGCGTCCTGCAGGAAGGCGAACTGGAGAGGGTGGGCGGAACCAAGACGCTTGCGGTCGACGTC
It contains:
- the nifA gene encoding nif-specific transcriptional activator NifA; the protein is MRQAGTQRSGIYEISKVLTAPARLEITLANVVNVLSSFLQIRCGAIVVLDAEGQPEIAATGDIPPSSQSAARGVIPKAVIDHIATTGMPLIVKDVSKSELFQAEPQPPWSSGTVPISFIGVPVKADNKILGTISIDRVRNDAAPFPADEDVRFLTMVANLVSRTIRLHRFLNLEGRRPIGEQERPEKPIIAQRGAPGRHPPVKIDGIIGDSPALQQVVETVSVVARTNSTVLLRGESGTGKEFFAQAIHELSPRKNKPFVKLNCAALPEGVLESELFGHEKGAFTGAIAQRAGRFELANGGTLLLDEIGEISPAFQAKLLRVLQEGELERVGGTKTLAVDVRLICATNKNLEMAVANAEFRADLYYRISVVPIVLPPLRERPGDIPRLANALLDRFNKENQRELTFSSSAIEVMSQCYFPGNVRELENCVRRTATLARSSSIVSSDFACKNSQCLSSLLWKTDGSPGGITVDGHARSNVMPTSSPRSGGSIGASDEVSSVKACDPHGSGCPAMESRLTQRDRLIEAMEKAGWVQAKAARILGLTPRQVGYALRQHRIEVKKL
- a CDS encoding ferredoxin family protein, whose protein sequence is MTVAVTNIRVEDKLYQNRYVVDAGRPHIRVRPHDWPSVNLYALTSVCPAKCYELNDQGQVEVIADGCMECGTCRVLCEASGDIEWNYPRGGFGVLFKFG
- a CDS encoding FAD-binding protein, producing the protein MTEENFDAIVIGAGMAGNAAAYTMSNRGMKVLQLERGEYPGSKNVQGAIMYADMLEKILPDFRDDAPLERHLVEQRFWMMDDSSHIGMQYRSDDFNESRHNRYTVIRAQFDKWFSRKVREAGATLLCETTVTELVRDPKGKVIGVRTDRAGDVILADVVVLAEGVNGLLGTRAGLRDTPKPETVALAVKEMHFLAEEVIDQRFGLQANEGCVIEAVGTISRNMAGLAFLYTNKESISIGIGCLVSEFAATMESPYDLLEKFKSHPSVKPLIAGAEVKEYAAHLIPEGGYKAIPQLFGDGWVVVGDAAQLNNAVHREGSNLAMTSGRIAGEAIVQIKNRKKPMVKENLSLYKSMLEKSFVIKDLRKYKDMPALLHTNSRNFFTTYPRLLSQAAQNFVRVDGTPKIDKERATTGTFIKARSRWGLFGDAVRLARAWR